Proteins encoded together in one Dermacentor variabilis isolate Ectoservices chromosome 2, ASM5094787v1, whole genome shotgun sequence window:
- the LOC142572090 gene encoding arylsulfatase B-like: MRSLLVLFWASVVVSKKVLPHIIFVLVDDLGWDDVSFHGSSQIPTPNIDTLAADGIILNNYYVQPMCTPSRSALMTGMYPIHTGMQHWVIRSPEPWGLPLELKIMPQYLKELGYATHLVGKWHLGYFQKEYTPTYRGFDSFYGYYNGFIDYYHHRNQYKRHVGLDFRMNMAPTQKGSGRYATDLFADHAISLIESHNKSQPLFLYLSHLAPHAATEKEPLQAPDENVRKFGYIGDGNRTMFAAMVDNLDESIGRLTEALQRADMLENAIIVFSSDNGALPYGTHSNSGFNWPLRGTKMSLWEGGVRVPAFIWSPLLQKRRRVSRQLMHITDWLPTLYAAAGGNPSSLGYVDGYNMWEALSRGWRSPRKEVLLNIDPVTGSGALRYGKHKIVYDIPIRGSSDVQLKTAGQPRPTLQADEELDWLMENSLAAKALRMFYNTNRLPPRPNWRRDATVQCGVLAYHSNFVSQQPPYLFDLEIDPCEMFNLADIRRRTMGTMIRMLQSFEQNMIPHRNQPEDPRSYPEKHGGIWTTWRRSSE; the protein is encoded by the exons ATGCGGTCTTTGCTGGTTCTCTTCTGGGCATCCGTTGTCGTCTCCAAAAAGGTTCTGCCGCATatcatcttcgtcctcgttgatgATCTG GGTTGGGACGATGTCAGCTTCCACGGGTCGTCACAGATCCCCACTCCAAACATAGACACACTGGCGGCCGATGGCATCATCCTCAACAACTATTATGTGCAGCCAATGTGCACTCCGTCTAGGTCGGCGCTGATGACCGGCATGTACCCCATACATACGG GCATGCAGCATTGGGTGATCAGGAGTCCCGAACCGTGGGGATTGCCTCTTGAGCTGAAAATTATGCCTCAGTATCTCAAAGAGCTCGGCTACGCAACGCATCTTGTCGGAAAG TGGCATCTAGGGTATTTTCAGAAAGAATATACGCCAACATACCGTGGCTTTGACTCATTTTACGGATACTACAATGGATTCATCGACTACTACCACCACAGAAACCAATAT aaaAGGCATGTCGGTCTGGACTTCAGGATGAACATGGCCCCGACGCAGAAGGGCTCTGGTCGGTACGCCACCGATCTCTTCGCTGACCATGCCATATCACTCATTGAAAGCCACAACAAATCCCAG CCTCTGTTTTTGTACCTCAGCCACCTGGCACCTCACGCAGCCACGGAGAAAGAACCCCTGCAGGCACCAGATGAGAACGTTCGCAAGTTCGGCTATATCGGAGACGGCAACAGGACGATGTTTGCAG CCATGGTTGACAACCTTGATGAGTCCATAGGAAGGCTCACCGAAGCTCTACAACGCGCCGATATGCTGGAGAACGCAATAATAGTGTTCAGCAGCGACAATGGGGCGCTGCCGTACGGCACCCACTCCAACAGCGGCTTCAACTGGCCCCTGCGTGGCACCAAGATGTCGCTCTGGGAGGGAGGGGTCCGCGTGCCGGCGTTCATCTGGAGCCCCCTCCTGCAGAAGCGGCGTCGCGTTTCCCGGCAGCTCATGCACATCACCGACTGGCTGCCTACTCTTTACGCCGCTGCAG GGGGCAATCCTTCCAGCCTGGGCTACGTGGACGGCTACAACATGTGGGAGGCCCTGTCCCGCGGTTGGCGGTCGCCGCGCAAAGAAGTGTTGCTCAACATCGACCCAGTGACGGGCTCGGGCGCCCTGCGCTACGGCAAGCACAAGATCGTGTATGACATTCCCATCAGGGGTTCGTCGGACGTGCAACTCAAGACGGCCGGTCAGCCTAGGCCAACGTTGCAGGCAGATGAAGAGCTTGACTGGCTCATGGAAAACTCGCTGGCGGCCAAAGCGCTGCGCATGTTCTACAACACCAACCGGCTGCCCCCGAGACCCAACTGGAGGAGGGACGCCACGGTTCAGTGCGGCGTGCTCGCCTATCACAGCAATTTCGTCTCGCAGCAACCGCCCTACCTGTTCGACCTCGAGATCGATCCGTGCGAGATGTTCAATCTCGCCGACATAAGAAGAAGG